One genomic segment of Hydrocarboniclastica marina includes these proteins:
- the lysA gene encoding diaminopimelate decarboxylase: MDHFQYRDNQLYAEDVPVEQIARQHGTPAYIYSRAAFEAQFRAYDEALANRPHLVCYAVKANSNLAVLDLLARLGAGFDIVSGGELERVLRAGGDPAKVVFSGVGKQPDEMRRALAVGVRCFNVESEAELFQLNAVAAEEGAVATVSLRVNPDVDARTHPYISTGLKDNKFGIDINSAERLYRQAAELEHLDVAGVDCHIGSQLTEVAPFLDALDRVLALVDRLQAEGIAIRHLDLGGGLGVRYQDETPPEPATYIGAILERLGQRPLELILEPGRSIAANSGILVTRVLSLKCSEHRNFAIIDGAMNDLIRPALYSAWQDIVPVVPREDGNRRCYDLVGPICETGDFLGKDRELDLAAGDLLAVRSAGAYGFVMSSNYNSRNRPPELLVDGSQVHVVRRRESFEDQVALETCLPGEA, encoded by the coding sequence ATGGACCACTTTCAGTACCGCGATAACCAGCTCTACGCGGAAGATGTACCGGTCGAGCAGATCGCACGCCAGCACGGCACCCCGGCGTATATTTATTCCCGGGCTGCGTTCGAAGCCCAGTTCCGGGCCTACGATGAAGCACTGGCAAACCGACCCCACCTGGTGTGTTACGCGGTCAAAGCCAACAGCAATCTGGCGGTGCTGGATTTGCTGGCGCGTTTGGGTGCGGGCTTCGACATCGTTTCCGGTGGCGAGCTGGAACGGGTGCTGCGAGCGGGTGGTGATCCGGCCAAAGTTGTCTTTTCAGGCGTCGGCAAGCAGCCTGATGAAATGCGTCGGGCGCTCGCCGTGGGCGTGCGTTGTTTTAATGTGGAGTCCGAGGCCGAGCTGTTCCAGCTCAATGCAGTTGCAGCAGAGGAGGGTGCGGTCGCCACCGTATCGCTGCGGGTCAATCCCGACGTGGATGCCCGTACCCATCCTTATATATCGACCGGCCTCAAGGACAACAAGTTCGGTATCGATATAAACAGCGCCGAGCGGCTTTATCGCCAGGCGGCAGAGCTCGAACATCTTGATGTCGCCGGCGTGGACTGCCATATCGGCTCCCAGCTGACGGAAGTCGCGCCCTTTCTCGACGCCCTCGACCGGGTGTTGGCGCTGGTAGACCGCCTGCAGGCTGAAGGAATTGCAATCCGGCACCTGGACCTGGGTGGCGGGCTCGGGGTGCGCTATCAGGACGAAACGCCGCCCGAGCCGGCGACTTACATCGGTGCAATTCTTGAGCGTCTGGGCCAGCGCCCGCTGGAACTGATCCTTGAACCCGGTCGGTCAATAGCGGCCAACTCCGGCATTCTGGTGACGCGCGTCTTGTCCCTGAAGTGCAGCGAGCACCGTAATTTCGCGATCATAGATGGCGCCATGAACGACCTCATCCGGCCTGCGCTCTACAGCGCATGGCAGGACATTGTCCCGGTGGTACCGCGCGAGGATGGCAACCGCCGTTGTTATGATCTGGTTGGGCCAATATGTGAAACCGGTGATTTTCTCGGCAAAGACCGCGAGCTTGACCTGGCTGCCGGCGATTTGCTCGCCGTGCGCTCGGCGGGCGCGTATGGTTTCGTCATGAGCTCCAATTACAACAGCCGAAACCGGCCGCCGGAACTGCTGGTCGATGGCTCCCAGGTGCACGTCGTCCGTCGCCGGGAATCGTTTGAGGATCAGGTCGCGCTGGAGACCTGTCTTCCCGGGGAGGCCTGA
- the lptM gene encoding LPS translocon maturation chaperone LptM, whose protein sequence is MPKLIVLIPLLAAPLLIACGQKGPLYIPPQQQTAASAPPAAAEEIDARLDEEQKPPAASQDQAFPDQAPAEGTAPEARSEKVEADSDGNDRREAAEFGQ, encoded by the coding sequence ATGCCAAAGCTAATTGTGTTGATACCGTTGCTCGCGGCGCCGTTGCTGATAGCCTGTGGACAGAAAGGGCCGCTCTATATCCCGCCCCAGCAGCAGACCGCGGCGTCGGCGCCGCCCGCTGCGGCCGAGGAGATTGATGCCAGGCTGGATGAGGAACAAAAGCCGCCCGCCGCATCTCAGGATCAGGCGTTTCCGGACCAGGCGCCAGCTGAAGGCACGGCACCGGAAGCACGTTCCGAGAAGGTTGAGGCCGATAGCGATGGCAACGATCGCCGCGAAGCAGCGGAGTTCGGACAGTAA